TACAGCATATCATCCGTCCCGTTAATCGTTAAGGTCTGCGAGTTGGCATTGGGAATAGCAGTCCAAGGATTTGTATTCGGCGTCTGCCAGTCCCATTGCTGCTTATACCATTGATAAGTGTCATAAGTCTGCGTCGTGGAAATTGTTTCGGTCTCTGAAGTACAAAAAACGATTTTGTCCTGAAACATAGCTCCCAATCTAGGACTGGTGATAGTGGGATTGCATTGTGCCTGTATTTTTAACAGGTTTAAAAATAGATAGCACAGTAAAAAAATTAATTTTGTTTTCATGTAAAATAAATATTTATTGGTTGTTTTAAGTTTTTTGATCTTGAAAATTGGGACGTATTTGGTGGGAAGACTATTATATAGCCTTCTAAAATTGTAATATTTAATTAGCATCTTAAACGTTAATCAATCTGCACCCTAATCCCGAATTTCATATTAAAATTCAATGGTTTTTCTTTATAAATCGTATTCAGCTGGCTATCATCTTTGAAATGGTACGCTAGCCCTGGCTCTGCATATAGGCCAATATTATTGAGGATTTTAACCTGAACTCCGACCGCAGTGTTTACCGAAAACTGCAATGGTTTTACCTCTACCTTTTCCGTAAACTCTTCTTTCACTATGTGATCTACCACATACTGTGTTTTCTGCTTTCCTGAAACGGCCTTTTCCGCCAGGGCTCCTGCGGTTATATATCCTGTAAAACGACCTTTTTTCACTACATTATAATTCACCTGAACTGGTACTCCGATGTAATGAACCGACTGATCTGTTTTAATAAAATTATCATCACTTCCCGAATGAATTTCAGAAGATAATTTCGTGTAATTGATACCCGTTCCGATGCCCCATCTTTTCCCAATATTGTAATACATCGACAAACCGAAACTCACCGGAGTCTTGTGTTTCACTCTCGCGTCAACTTCTTTATTCTGATTCGCAATAAGGACATCTACGAAAGGATTTACCTCTGCACTCTGGTACACCTCACTTACACTCATCGGTTTTCCCATGGCTGTTGCATATCCCGGAAATTGTTCTGCAGCACCTGAAGAAGCATTCCCCGTTAACATACTCAGCATCCACTTTTTAGAGGGCTGTTTTTTCAGCTTTTTTTTATCAATTGCTGAAGGGGCGGAAAGTATTTGATGGTCAGCAATAAGTTCCTGAAATTCATCTTTTTCCTCAGAAGATTCTTTATTGTTAGAAGTCCCCTCTTCATTTTTCTGAGCAATTATTTGATTTTGATTGAATAAATCTTTCGTTTTAAACTCGTTTTGACCTTTAAAAAATATCTTGTCGTTGTTTTCTTCTTCTCTCAATTTTTGACCCAAGCTACTTTTTTTTGAATTCTGAATTAAAACACTTCTAATCAACTGATTACTTACATCAAATACACTTTCAGTTTTTATATTTGCATTTACTTTCGAAGTTGATTGATTTTCAGAAACTTGATCGCCAGACTTTGTTTTATGATTAGAATATGAATTTTGATGGATAAGTTTGTTTTGTTCTGAATGATTGGTATTTACTAATTCTTTAGCCACAAAAAAGAATACAGCAATCGCCGCCGCAACTCCCGCAACACGGTAAACTTTCGTCTTAAAATTGATTGGGATTATTTTTTCCTGTGCCTTCGTTTCATTTCCCAAAGCTAATCCCGCACCTTTATTTTCATCATCTCCACGGAATAATTCATCGCTGATGTCATCCCATAGCCCTTCCGGAACATCCTCTGAGTGATCTTCCATTCTATTGCGCAGGTTATTTAACCATTGATCATCCATATTGCGCCTTTTTTGACATTTTATAATCTTTTACTTTCTGAACAAGCATTGCCCTTGCTCTGTGAAATTGAGAAGCAGAAGAATTCTCGGCAATTCCCAGGGTCGACCCAATTTCTTTATGACTTTTTCCTTCAAACACAAAAAGATTAAAAACTGTACGATAGCCATCCGGAAGCTCCCGAATCATATTCATCATCGCAGATTTAGGTACTTCTTCCAGATTGGGTTCGTCTTCGTGAGCCCTATCCGGAATTTCATCTACGTCTGCCCAGTTTTTACTCTCTGTATTTTGTTTAATGTGTTTTAAAGATTCATTCACCACAATTCTTTTAGTCCATGCATGAAGAGATCCCTCTCCGCGATACTCAAAAGAATCAATAGATCTGAACATTTTGATAAAACTGTTCTGAAGCACGTCATGCACATCCTCACGGTCGATAATATACCTCGAACAAACATAGGTCAGCTTGCCCGAATAAGCTCCAAACAGCTCTTTCCAGGCAGTTTCGTCCTTTTTTGCCAGACGGTTTACCAAACTTTGTTCTTTACTGATGTTCATCTATAACGTTCAGAAAACTATTTATTTAACGATTGTTATTCACTTAAAAATACAAAAATAGGTTGCCTTTTCACAAAGCACAACCTATTTGGGGCTATAAACATTAATTAATACTTTAAACTGTATGGAAAATCATATTTTATTTTTTCATAAGGAGTCAAATCCGTACCGTCTACTGTAATTTTATCTGCTACAAAACCAAATCTAAGAGACCAGTCCTGTCCAATGAAGTATCCTTTGTTTGCTGCTGTGAAAGTAACAACAGTATTTTTTGTCTGTCCGTTTAACGGAATCTGAAGTGTTAATGTTTTGGGCGCAAAAGTAAATTCAATGACATTTTGCTCAGGCACTAATTTCGGGGTAAAATTCAGCTTATATTCAATTTTACCCATAGCTGCCACCGCAGAATCCGCTTTACCGGCATCTTTCACTACCGATCTTACAATTTCTTTAATAGGAAATTCTTTGTAAGTAATTACAGAATCTTTCACCGTAAAATCCATAATTTTCTCTGTTCTGCTGTTGCCCTGTGTCGTAATCAATTTTGTTCTGAATGTTCCGTTTTCATCTCCCTTTTTTACAGGAATTGCTTCATAGCTATCCGTATTACAAGATATTAAAGACACTCCAAAAAAGGCAACGAAAGCCGCTACAAAAGCCGTAAGTACTATTAATTTTTTCATTATTTCAAATTCAATTCATTATACATTTTGTTATATTGAGTACTCACTTATATAAATCCGGTTTTCGTAAAATCTTGCGTTCAAATTTTAATTTTTTAACGATTATTTCATAACCCACTGATTTTAAGCATAAAAAAATACAGCTAAATAAAAAAATGCTTCATCTTTTTTATTATTTCAATACATTTGTTAAAACCTATGTTTGAGTGAATTCCGTAGTGAACGATACCAATGTTAAAAAAGAGCGGAAAAACAGAACGTTGTTTACTGACAATAATCAAAAGAAATCCGGGCTACAGGAAAAACAGGCAGAACAAAAAAAACAAAAACAGAGCAACTA
The sequence above is a segment of the Chryseobacterium sp. MYb264 genome. Coding sequences within it:
- a CDS encoding outer membrane beta-barrel protein is translated as MDDQWLNNLRNRMEDHSEDVPEGLWDDISDELFRGDDENKGAGLALGNETKAQEKIIPINFKTKVYRVAGVAAAIAVFFFVAKELVNTNHSEQNKLIHQNSYSNHKTKSGDQVSENQSTSKVNANIKTESVFDVSNQLIRSVLIQNSKKSSLGQKLREEENNDKIFFKGQNEFKTKDLFNQNQIIAQKNEEGTSNNKESSEEKDEFQELIADHQILSAPSAIDKKKLKKQPSKKWMLSMLTGNASSGAAEQFPGYATAMGKPMSVSEVYQSAEVNPFVDVLIANQNKEVDARVKHKTPVSFGLSMYYNIGKRWGIGTGINYTKLSSEIHSGSDDNFIKTDQSVHYIGVPVQVNYNVVKKGRFTGYITAGALAEKAVSGKQKTQYVVDHIVKEEFTEKVEVKPLQFSVNTAVGVQVKILNNIGLYAEPGLAYHFKDDSQLNTIYKEKPLNFNMKFGIRVQID
- a CDS encoding RNA polymerase sigma factor — encoded protein: MNISKEQSLVNRLAKKDETAWKELFGAYSGKLTYVCSRYIIDREDVHDVLQNSFIKMFRSIDSFEYRGEGSLHAWTKRIVVNESLKHIKQNTESKNWADVDEIPDRAHEDEPNLEEVPKSAMMNMIRELPDGYRTVFNLFVFEGKSHKEIGSTLGIAENSSASQFHRARAMLVQKVKDYKMSKKAQYG
- a CDS encoding DUF4840 domain-containing protein, translating into MKKLIVLTAFVAAFVAFFGVSLISCNTDSYEAIPVKKGDENGTFRTKLITTQGNSRTEKIMDFTVKDSVITYKEFPIKEIVRSVVKDAGKADSAVAAMGKIEYKLNFTPKLVPEQNVIEFTFAPKTLTLQIPLNGQTKNTVVTFTAANKGYFIGQDWSLRFGFVADKITVDGTDLTPYEKIKYDFPYSLKY